The following proteins are co-located in the Microvirga ossetica genome:
- the gstA gene encoding glutathione transferase GstA, translated as MKLYYTPGACSLAPRIIACEAGLEIEYDKVDLKTQTTASGRDFIRINPKGYVPALVLRNGDILAEVPVILEYLADQAPAARLLPKLGSLERYRVKEWFDFTGTELHKGFDPLWVAPMPPKARQLAVNHLQRRFAYLNQSLGGRPYLAGQHFTVADAYCFTVLSWARFHRVDLSAHTAIVDYMARVSARPMVKQALAAEGLLVQA; from the coding sequence ATGAAGCTGTATTACACCCCCGGAGCGTGTTCGCTTGCGCCCCGCATCATCGCCTGCGAGGCCGGCCTCGAGATCGAATACGACAAGGTCGATCTCAAGACGCAGACCACAGCGTCGGGTCGTGACTTCATCCGGATCAATCCCAAGGGATACGTGCCGGCCCTGGTCCTGCGCAACGGAGATATCCTGGCCGAGGTGCCCGTCATCCTCGAATATCTCGCCGATCAGGCGCCGGCCGCCCGTCTGTTGCCGAAGCTCGGGTCGCTCGAACGCTACAGGGTCAAGGAATGGTTCGATTTCACCGGCACCGAACTTCATAAGGGCTTCGACCCGCTCTGGGTCGCGCCCATGCCTCCGAAGGCGCGGCAGCTGGCCGTCAATCATCTCCAGCGACGGTTCGCATACCTGAACCAGAGCCTCGGGGGACGCCCCTATCTGGCGGGCCAGCATTTTACGGTCGCCGATGCCTATTGCTTCACCGTGCTGAGCTGGGCCCGCTTCCACCGGGTCGACCTCTCCGCTCACACGGCCATCGTCGACTACATGGCCCGGGTCTCGGCCCGCCCGATGGTGAAGCAGGCCCTGGCTGCGGAGGGTTTGCTCGTGCAGGCGTGA